One genomic window of uncultured delta proteobacterium includes the following:
- a CDS encoding hypothetical protein (Evidence 5 : No homology to any previously reported sequences) translates to MTGRREKKSPYFGEVLRAYRLEKQFTQEQLSERVDVLRSFISSLENGTRQPSFEMIFRLAKALGITPGQLLDPVAEKMEQK, encoded by the coding sequence ATGACAGGCAGACGAGAAAAAAAGAGTCCATATTTTGGCGAAGTATTACGCGCTTACAGGCTTGAAAAGCAGTTCACGCAAGAGCAGCTTAGTGAGCGGGTTGATGTTTTGCGGAGTTTTATAAGCTCGCTTGAAAACGGTACACGCCAGCCAAGTTTTGAAATGATATTTCGTCTTGCCAAAGCCTTGGGGATAACCCCTGGGCAACTGCTTGATCCTGTTGCGGAGAAAATGGAGCAAAAGTAA
- a CDS encoding conserved hypothetical protein (Evidence 4 : Homologs of previously reported genes of unknown function): protein MPETYFSLSTADQAELLDTASSRSGRPAHLLEKDVWVVWTLSCLFSSPLADRLTFKGGTSLSKAYNVIDRFSEDIDLTCDIRRLLPEMATEPEGIPPTSSQAAKWTKAVRSRLPQWIEDSVLPIIQAALADIDMEAALDITGRDSDSVLVKYPPLRQGTGYVAPNIRLEFGARSTGEPCEVLPVVCDLASLMPEIVFPQARPRVMKMERTFWEKATAIHVFCRQAKMRGNRFARHWHDLLRLAATERIQNSLADKSWLEQVVRHKTMFFQEKDQAGTPIDYRECLNGHLCLVPEGAARETLRDDYNSMIQDGILLVQAPEFDVILEECAHLEAMINSH, encoded by the coding sequence ATGCCTGAAACATATTTTTCTCTTAGCACCGCAGATCAGGCCGAACTTTTGGACACGGCCTCATCGCGTTCTGGTCGCCCGGCTCACCTTCTGGAAAAAGACGTTTGGGTTGTCTGGACATTGTCCTGCCTTTTTTCTTCCCCTCTGGCAGACAGGCTTACCTTCAAGGGCGGCACGTCACTCTCCAAGGCTTACAACGTTATTGACCGTTTTTCAGAAGATATTGACCTCACCTGTGATATTCGACGCCTGCTCCCCGAAATGGCTACAGAGCCGGAAGGCATCCCGCCCACATCCAGCCAAGCTGCAAAATGGACAAAAGCCGTACGCTCCCGCTTACCCCAATGGATTGAAGACAGCGTGCTCCCGATTATTCAGGCAGCTTTGGCCGATATCGATATGGAGGCTGCTCTCGACATAACAGGCAGGGATAGTGATAGCGTTCTTGTAAAATACCCGCCGTTACGCCAAGGAACCGGGTATGTCGCCCCGAACATTCGACTGGAGTTCGGAGCAAGATCCACTGGAGAGCCTTGCGAGGTGTTGCCGGTTGTTTGTGATCTTGCTTCGTTGATGCCTGAGATTGTATTTCCCCAAGCCCGGCCACGGGTTATGAAAATGGAGCGCACATTTTGGGAAAAGGCTACCGCCATCCATGTTTTTTGCCGACAGGCCAAAATGCGCGGCAACCGTTTTGCCCGACACTGGCATGATCTTTTGCGGTTGGCTGCAACCGAGCGCATTCAGAACTCGCTTGCGGATAAATCCTGGTTAGAACAAGTAGTTCGACACAAGACGATGTTTTTCCAGGAAAAGGATCAGGCTGGAACACCTATTGATTATAGAGAATGCTTGAATGGACATCTATGCCTTGTACCTGAAGGAGCAGCCCGTGAAACTCTGCGTGATGACTATAACAGCATGATTCAGGATGGGATCCTACTGGTACAGGCCCCAGAGTTTGACGTTATCTTGGAAGAATGCGCGCATCTAGAAGCAATGATCAATTCTCATTGA
- a CDS encoding Protein TraJ (Relaxosome protein) (fragment): MCLGFSVPSLEHQEARIELRRLKGDLGRLGGLVKQALANGADRQTVHRLLHELDTRQRELQLAIAVIK, encoded by the coding sequence GTGTGCCTTGGGTTTTCCGTCCCAAGTCTGGAGCATCAGGAAGCGCGGATTGAATTGCGCCGACTCAAGGGCGACCTGGGCAGACTTGGCGGGCTGGTGAAACAGGCATTGGCAAATGGAGCGGACAGGCAAACGGTTCATCGGCTTTTGCATGAACTGGACACCCGGCAGCGGGAACTCCAACTGGCGATAGCAGTCATAAAATGA
- a CDS encoding conserved hypothetical protein (Evidence 4 : Homologs of previously reported genes of unknown function): MSSLAQHILTKANQLPEGGVFSPKEFLHLGSREAVDQTFTRLVKEKKLLRVGRGLYTLPLQGRFGTRPPSPELLLAALTEKTGETVVSHGAAAANRLGLTTQVPVREVFLTSGRSRTLRLGSRVLEIKHAPPWQLLLGESSGGVLLRALAWLGPEQAEELMQQVHEMIPAKEWEAVAAVRSELPSWLAKTVSQMGQHA, encoded by the coding sequence ATGAGTTCACTTGCCCAACATATACTTACCAAGGCCAATCAGTTGCCTGAAGGCGGGGTTTTCTCGCCCAAGGAGTTTTTACACTTGGGAAGTCGGGAAGCTGTTGATCAGACTTTTACCCGTCTGGTGAAAGAAAAAAAGTTGCTGCGGGTAGGGAGAGGACTGTATACGCTTCCTTTGCAGGGGCGTTTTGGCACCCGCCCGCCCTCGCCGGAGTTACTGCTTGCGGCTCTTACAGAAAAAACCGGCGAAACCGTGGTGTCACATGGAGCAGCAGCGGCTAACCGTCTTGGCCTGACCACGCAAGTGCCGGTTCGTGAAGTTTTTTTGACCTCTGGCCGAAGTCGCACTTTACGGCTAGGCTCTCGTGTTTTGGAAATTAAACATGCTCCGCCTTGGCAATTACTACTTGGAGAAAGTTCCGGTGGGGTATTGCTTAGAGCCTTGGCTTGGCTTGGGCCGGAACAGGCAGAAGAGCTTATGCAGCAAGTGCACGAAATGATACCAGCCAAAGAATGGGAAGCAGTAGCCGCTGTACGCTCCGAATTGCCTTCCTGGTTGGCCAAAACTGTAAGTCAAATGGGACAACATGCCTGA
- a CDS encoding Relaxase/mobilization nuclease family protein produces MISKKVGISPKNDNYARLAEYIADAGHEGEKSLLHWCAGCLGGDDYREGIAEAMDVQAMNTRTKQSKTYHLVISFRPDDEAKLTPEVFKAIEERFATALGYAEHQRHCGVHKNTANLHMHIAYNTIHPEKHTRHKEFRDYWIRDRVCRELEQEYGLVLDNGRAKDKQNSLGEKAALIEAHTGQQSFESYAKAHRDKIVPVLVAASDWETLHKGLSLYGMEIKPHGNGLVIADRHNQRHTVKASAVDRGLSLKKLVEKLGPYIPAQDLEKVTEQNRYQHAPLHRSPERGALYAEYQQGIEKRKTNLTSVKEQEDAVLAAIKEKWTAKRRELERLNIAKKNRRNLLQLARKREAEETARAKLPFQSPREAIRGEIPFTSWNGFLQYKAGQGNETALAILRSKWEAAEPEREPQTAKAKDWSQHGKEQLAANRAEIRAEYAAKEVAALENENVSVQGKKQLLAVLRMERLAAEEGNTGELAQIQGFSATVDRKGVVVFTLPGGGRILDSGRELFFSGNNTAARHVAVQYAQKKWGKNLHVEGNKIMRLEKKQEKEQTRKLQDMER; encoded by the coding sequence ATGATCAGCAAAAAAGTGGGAATCAGCCCGAAAAACGACAATTACGCCCGTCTTGCCGAGTACATTGCCGATGCCGGGCATGAAGGCGAAAAGAGCCTCTTGCATTGGTGCGCCGGATGCCTTGGGGGTGATGATTACCGGGAGGGCATTGCCGAGGCTATGGACGTTCAGGCCATGAACACCCGCACCAAACAGAGCAAGACCTACCACCTTGTTATCAGCTTCCGCCCGGATGACGAAGCAAAGCTAACGCCGGAAGTGTTCAAGGCCATTGAGGAACGCTTTGCCACCGCCTTGGGATACGCCGAGCATCAGCGGCATTGCGGTGTTCACAAAAATACGGCCAATCTCCATATGCACATTGCCTACAACACGATCCACCCGGAGAAACATACTCGCCATAAAGAGTTTCGGGACTATTGGATACGCGACAGAGTTTGCCGGGAGCTTGAGCAGGAATATGGCCTTGTGCTTGATAATGGCCGGGCCAAGGATAAGCAGAACTCTTTAGGCGAAAAAGCTGCTCTTATCGAAGCCCATACAGGTCAGCAATCCTTTGAATCATATGCCAAGGCCCATAGAGATAAAATCGTGCCTGTACTGGTAGCGGCATCGGATTGGGAAACGCTCCATAAGGGGCTTTCGCTCTACGGTATGGAGATAAAACCCCACGGTAACGGCTTGGTCATAGCAGATCGCCATAACCAGCGGCATACGGTGAAGGCCAGCGCGGTAGATAGAGGGCTATCACTGAAAAAGCTGGTTGAAAAATTGGGGCCGTATATTCCAGCGCAGGATTTAGAAAAGGTAACGGAGCAAAACCGCTATCAACATGCTCCATTGCACCGCTCTCCAGAGCGGGGAGCGTTGTATGCTGAGTATCAACAGGGCATCGAAAAACGGAAAACTAATTTAACTAGCGTCAAGGAGCAGGAAGACGCGGTACTTGCAGCAATCAAGGAAAAATGGACTGCCAAGCGCCGTGAACTGGAACGGCTGAACATAGCCAAAAAGAACCGCCGCAATCTGCTGCAATTGGCCCGTAAGCGTGAAGCCGAAGAAACGGCCAGAGCCAAGCTGCCGTTTCAATCCCCCCGTGAGGCCATACGCGGAGAAATTCCTTTCACTTCATGGAATGGATTCCTGCAATATAAGGCTGGTCAGGGTAATGAAACGGCTTTAGCCATCCTGCGCTCTAAATGGGAAGCGGCGGAGCCGGAGCGGGAGCCACAAACCGCCAAGGCAAAAGACTGGTCACAGCACGGTAAAGAGCAGCTTGCAGCGAACCGTGCGGAAATCCGTGCCGAATACGCGGCCAAGGAGGTTGCCGCCCTGGAGAATGAAAACGTGAGCGTCCAGGGGAAAAAACAGCTTTTGGCGGTATTACGCATGGAACGGCTTGCAGCCGAGGAAGGGAATACGGGTGAACTCGCACAGATACAAGGTTTTTCGGCAACTGTAGATCGCAAGGGGGTCGTTGTCTTTACATTGCCCGGTGGAGGCAGGATTTTGGATAGCGGGAGGGAGCTGTTTTTTTCAGGCAATAATACCGCCGCCCGTCATGTTGCCGTGCAGTACGCGCAGAAAAAATGGGGAAAAAACCTGCATGTGGAAGGGAATAAAATTATGCGGCTGGAAAAGAAGCAGGAGAAAGAACAAACCCGAAAACTACAGGATATGGAGCGGTAG
- a CDS encoding hypothetical protein (Evidence 5 : No homology to any previously reported sequences), whose amino-acid sequence MTAWAVACTDYRAHKCRHGLNVIRFYLEVTRAKKVRIDSLTAIAAKGRAFISSLCLRSSDSHVSRTLLITSRQIFSNSILSLSMPKLHLEFSTCRNYAVHMKKTTCTTQVVVNTTS is encoded by the coding sequence TTGACAGCCTGGGCTGTCGCTTGCACGGATTATCGTGCCCACAAATGCAGGCACGGGTTAAATGTTATTCGATTTTATTTAGAAGTGACCAGGGCCAAAAAAGTTAGGATAGACTCTCTGACTGCCATTGCAGCGAAAGGCAGAGCCTTTATCTCGTCATTGTGCTTGAGAAGTTCCGATTCGCATGTGAGTAGAACTCTACTAATCACTTCCAGACAAATCTTTTCCAATTCAATCTTGTCATTATCCATGCCAAAGCTCCATTTGGAGTTTTCAACATGCCGCAACTATGCTGTCCATATGAAAAAAACCACCTGTACAACACAAGTGGTAGTCAATACCACAAGCTAG
- a CDS encoding PAS/PAC sensor signal transduction histidine kinase (fragment), which produces MRQQQAAVKSHFFNGFIDHLESDVLVADAGGVIQAVNTRFLESWGGTREQYYGASCFQLNDQEKHGENRRTLFEQAVMTGNKVHEEVTSPNSDGAVRNYSVTAMPVHDELGVIRHVVLMREDMTEKRRLEQQLAESQRLAAIGELSAYIAHEIRNPLFAIGGFARKLLNNPDLSEQLKDVARVILEEAQRLEATCKNVTSFAQPTVCSQSGVDVNSIAVRTVLLLSMGNENSNIQFTLEPSQQVPMAHGSVDLIQQALINVVKNAMEAVGKAGTIQVRTRFAEATVYLEVEDDGPGIPADMQDKVFNPFFSTKEAGTGLGLAMTRKLINECNGRIFLHSKSGGPTIVSMALQPFLAESGTSE; this is translated from the coding sequence ATGAGACAGCAACAAGCAGCAGTAAAAAGTCATTTTTTCAATGGCTTTATTGATCATTTGGAGAGCGATGTTCTGGTCGCTGACGCGGGCGGTGTCATACAGGCTGTGAACACCCGCTTTCTGGAGAGTTGGGGCGGTACGAGGGAACAATACTACGGAGCAAGTTGTTTTCAGCTCAATGACCAGGAAAAACATGGCGAGAACAGACGAACTCTCTTTGAACAAGCCGTTATGACCGGCAACAAGGTACATGAGGAAGTAACCAGTCCTAATTCTGACGGCGCAGTGCGCAATTATTCTGTAACTGCGATGCCGGTGCATGATGAATTAGGCGTGATCCGGCATGTTGTTCTGATGCGAGAAGATATGACGGAAAAGCGGCGTCTTGAACAGCAACTTGCTGAGTCGCAACGGCTAGCCGCGATTGGAGAGCTTTCCGCCTATATCGCGCACGAAATCCGAAATCCCCTTTTTGCCATCGGTGGGTTCGCACGGAAGTTGTTGAACAACCCGGATCTGAGTGAACAACTAAAGGATGTTGCCCGCGTCATACTGGAAGAAGCGCAACGCCTGGAAGCGACATGCAAAAATGTTACCTCTTTTGCCCAACCCACCGTTTGCAGTCAGTCCGGCGTGGATGTGAATAGTATCGCTGTCCGGACGGTTCTGCTTTTGAGCATGGGGAATGAAAACAGCAACATCCAGTTTACCCTGGAGCCATCACAGCAAGTACCGATGGCGCACGGAAGTGTGGATCTCATTCAACAGGCTCTGATTAATGTGGTGAAAAACGCGATGGAAGCTGTCGGCAAAGCCGGTACGATCCAGGTTCGGACTCGTTTTGCGGAGGCCACCGTTTACCTGGAAGTGGAAGATGATGGGCCTGGGATACCGGCTGATATGCAGGACAAAGTTTTCAATCCCTTCTTTAGCACCAAAGAAGCCGGAACAGGCCTGGGGCTGGCCATGACTCGAAAATTAATCAACGAGTGCAATGGCAGAATCTTCCTACACAGCAAATCAGGCGGGCCAACAATAGTATCCATGGCTTTACAGCCGTTTCTCGCGGAGAGCGGAACTTCGGAATAG
- a CDS encoding conserved exported hypothetical protein (Evidence 4 : Homologs of previously reported genes of unknown function) — translation MKKTLMLAVLLCFPMSALAAEPGPPAQLVKAVARQESGLNPLAVNIAGKSYYPATQKEAERLIREALAAGKSFDVGKMQINNWWMKRFSISPFSLLDPDVNEAWGKRILAEEIARHGLNWKAVGKYHSPDPERGRQYAWLVYRHYAGQRASKGIKEAPRAYKKTDTKNIFDSRGIRADQGIGQQSGPVPFHVQQKGVPWVFRPKSGASGSAD, via the coding sequence ATGAAAAAGACACTCATGCTGGCCGTCCTGCTTTGTTTTCCTATGTCCGCACTCGCAGCGGAGCCAGGGCCGCCCGCACAACTGGTTAAAGCCGTAGCCCGGCAGGAGTCCGGGCTGAATCCCCTGGCGGTCAATATCGCCGGAAAATCATACTACCCGGCCACGCAGAAAGAAGCGGAACGGCTGATCCGGGAAGCCCTGGCAGCCGGGAAGTCGTTTGATGTGGGAAAGATGCAGATAAACAACTGGTGGATGAAGCGTTTTTCCATCAGCCCCTTTTCCCTGCTCGATCCTGATGTGAACGAAGCATGGGGAAAGCGGATACTGGCCGAGGAAATAGCCCGGCACGGCCTGAACTGGAAAGCCGTGGGCAAATACCATTCCCCCGACCCGGAGCGCGGCAGACAGTATGCGTGGCTCGTTTATCGTCACTACGCGGGCCAAAGAGCCTCTAAGGGTATAAAGGAGGCTCCCCGTGCCTACAAAAAAACAGATACTAAGAACATATTTGACTCCAGAGGAATACGCGCAGATCAGGGCATCGGCCAGCAAAGCGGGCCTGTCCCTTTCCACGTTCAGCAAAAGGGTGTGCCTTGGGTTTTCCGTCCCAAGTCTGGAGCATCAGGAAGCGCGGATTGA
- a CDS encoding Transcriptional regulator, AbrB family, which produces MNLAKVSANGQVTVPVEIRRKLNLKEGDKLLFIEQGGEIVIRNASATAIVRAQEAFAGAAMDFGVADSGGVQGLVDESRYGAKE; this is translated from the coding sequence ATGAACTTGGCAAAAGTATCGGCCAACGGTCAGGTGACTGTCCCTGTCGAAATCCGCAGGAAGCTGAACCTCAAAGAAGGCGACAAATTGCTGTTTATTGAACAAGGCGGCGAGATCGTCATTAGAAACGCTTCTGCCACGGCCATTGTCCGGGCGCAGGAGGCGTTTGCAGGGGCGGCAATGGATTTTGGCGTTGCCGACTCTGGTGGCGTACAAGGGTTGGTGGATGAAAGTCGGTATGGGGCAAAAGAATAG
- a CDS encoding conserved hypothetical protein (Evidence 4 : Homologs of previously reported genes of unknown function): MDDILASLNTWFSERPQWLQIAANRLFQQPDLTEADVTDFASLCQQEANGQLSKTTYSFPGTTFTQGKVGSLRLCSISDVEGINALAPKKPLEFGRENITVVYGSNGSGKSGYVRLLKHICGAREAGTLHHNVYETESVPQKVRISFEQNGALENHLWCGQGPCEQLNSVDIFDNSFSKFFISSEDEVSYEPQVLSFFSLLILTCEKVALALDVQATQHPSKKPNIPTDKKATPEGIWYESISTKITPCDIDKFCSFGSADDMEEKLLQQRLAEQAPAEKARQLRQQKQYADALVQDVEQCMELFSNENLKKIITAKIKAVRKKCAADAAAGKVFSGGELTGIGSDVWRELWEAARNYSTAFAYKEVDYPNVSDNSRCVLCHQELTPEAKERLLSFENFVKGEMQREASDAAKEYAIASQTVEALPSLEAIKTKIGAAGISQTELVTQMVDFFTQLQTMKNQLPKIDSEESIPAPMPSPKWADEIKTHSKTLGELAAKYEEDSKSDKREENKKKLTSLQARKWLSEHRAAIDEEVHRLKLLNQIQEAKKTTSTKALSQKKGELAEVLITEAFVQRFNEELKKLGAYRIKVELIKSKVSKGRVLHKLQLKGASRASLTEVLSEGESRIVSIAAFLADVTSKSSQAPFIFDDPISSLDQAYEEAVVKRLVELSQSKQVIVFTHRLSLLGTVKHFAEKKSIKATVVSIRSTDWGTGEPAPIPLSQGDIKTALNTLMNARYQDVKKASTNGEFELVEVLLKSMCSEFRVLVERSIENDLLCGVVQRFLRPVYTLKLKELPKLKNTDCSFLDSLMTKYSGFEHSQPTESPIELPSQEELLTDMTALKDWREEYTKRLVPVAQE, from the coding sequence ATGGATGATATTTTAGCGTCACTGAACACCTGGTTTTCAGAACGCCCCCAGTGGCTCCAGATCGCAGCGAATCGACTCTTTCAACAACCTGATCTTACTGAAGCGGATGTCACGGACTTCGCGAGTCTATGTCAGCAGGAAGCCAATGGACAACTATCAAAAACAACGTACTCCTTTCCAGGTACTACTTTTACTCAAGGCAAAGTGGGTTCCTTGCGGTTATGTTCAATCAGTGATGTAGAAGGAATAAACGCTCTTGCCCCCAAAAAACCGTTAGAGTTTGGCAGGGAAAATATCACGGTTGTTTATGGCAGCAATGGCTCCGGCAAATCTGGGTATGTCCGACTTCTTAAACATATCTGTGGAGCTCGTGAAGCAGGTACATTACATCATAATGTTTATGAGACAGAGTCTGTTCCCCAAAAAGTGCGCATTTCGTTTGAACAAAATGGGGCTCTTGAAAATCACCTTTGGTGCGGGCAAGGGCCATGCGAACAACTCAATAGTGTTGATATTTTTGACAACTCATTTAGCAAATTTTTTATCAGCAGTGAAGACGAAGTCAGTTACGAACCGCAGGTATTGTCATTTTTTAGCTTGCTCATCCTTACTTGCGAAAAAGTGGCCTTAGCCCTTGATGTTCAGGCCACTCAACATCCTTCGAAAAAGCCCAATATTCCGACTGATAAAAAGGCCACCCCAGAAGGGATATGGTATGAATCTATTAGCACCAAAATCACACCATGCGACATCGATAAATTTTGTTCATTTGGCAGCGCTGACGACATGGAGGAAAAGTTACTGCAACAACGCCTAGCCGAGCAGGCTCCGGCAGAAAAAGCAAGACAACTAAGACAGCAGAAACAATATGCCGATGCTCTGGTTCAAGATGTGGAACAATGCATGGAGCTATTTTCTAACGAGAATCTTAAGAAAATCATAACAGCCAAGATAAAGGCGGTTCGCAAAAAATGTGCGGCGGATGCCGCAGCGGGAAAAGTGTTTTCTGGCGGCGAGTTGACAGGTATTGGCTCTGACGTTTGGAGAGAACTTTGGGAAGCAGCCCGAAACTACTCCACAGCATTTGCTTATAAAGAAGTCGATTATCCAAATGTTTCTGATAATTCTCGTTGCGTCTTGTGCCATCAAGAATTGACTCCAGAGGCTAAGGAGCGGTTGCTCTCCTTTGAAAATTTCGTGAAGGGTGAAATGCAAAGAGAAGCCAGTGACGCTGCCAAAGAATATGCAATCGCCAGCCAGACAGTAGAAGCTCTGCCATCACTGGAGGCGATAAAAACCAAAATTGGTGCGGCAGGTATTTCACAAACAGAGTTGGTCACTCAAATGGTGGATTTTTTTACTCAGCTACAGACCATGAAAAACCAACTTCCTAAAATCGATTCAGAAGAAAGCATCCCCGCCCCAATGCCTTCACCAAAATGGGCTGATGAAATAAAGACTCATTCAAAAACACTCGGCGAACTCGCTGCAAAATATGAGGAAGACTCTAAAAGCGACAAGCGCGAGGAGAACAAGAAAAAATTGACCAGTCTTCAAGCAAGGAAGTGGCTGTCTGAGCACCGCGCCGCAATCGATGAAGAAGTTCACCGATTAAAATTACTGAACCAAATCCAGGAAGCCAAAAAAACGACCAGTACAAAAGCATTGTCTCAAAAAAAAGGAGAACTGGCAGAGGTTCTGATTACAGAAGCATTTGTTCAAAGATTTAATGAAGAATTAAAAAAACTTGGTGCATATCGTATAAAGGTGGAGCTGATTAAATCAAAAGTATCCAAAGGACGCGTACTTCATAAACTCCAGCTTAAAGGGGCATCTCGCGCTTCACTCACAGAGGTGCTAAGTGAGGGCGAAAGTCGAATTGTTTCAATTGCTGCTTTTTTGGCCGATGTAACCAGCAAAAGTTCACAAGCCCCATTTATTTTTGACGATCCAATATCTTCTCTTGACCAAGCGTATGAAGAGGCAGTCGTTAAAAGACTTGTCGAATTGTCTCAGAGCAAACAGGTTATTGTATTTACCCACCGGCTATCACTATTAGGAACTGTCAAACATTTTGCTGAAAAAAAATCTATAAAGGCAACTGTGGTTAGCATTCGCTCTACGGACTGGGGAACCGGAGAACCAGCCCCTATTCCACTTTCACAAGGAGACATAAAAACTGCCTTGAATACCCTCATGAATGCACGGTATCAAGATGTAAAGAAAGCAAGTACAAATGGTGAATTTGAACTGGTTGAGGTTTTGCTAAAATCTATGTGTAGTGAATTTCGGGTATTGGTAGAGCGATCTATTGAAAATGACCTGTTGTGCGGAGTAGTTCAACGATTTTTACGCCCAGTTTATACATTGAAACTTAAAGAGCTGCCTAAGTTGAAGAATACAGATTGCAGCTTCCTTGACTCACTCATGACAAAATATTCAGGGTTTGAACATTCACAACCAACAGAGTCACCCATTGAGTTGCCAAGCCAAGAAGAACTCCTCACTGATATGACGGCGCTGAAAGATTGGCGCGAGGAATACACAAAACGTCTTGTGCCCGTAGCACAGGAGTAG
- a CDS encoding exported hypothetical protein (Evidence 5 : No homology to any previously reported sequences) — MGTLFKSTPSRPALRGCLFAVPLNAKTERQLLHEKDTHAGRPALFSYVRTRSGARAARTTG; from the coding sequence GTGGGTACACTTTTCAAGTCTACCCCCTCACGTCCTGCCCTGCGGGGCTGCTTATTCGCGGTTCCGCTCAACGCCAAAACAGAGAGGCAATTACTCCATGAAAAAGACACTCATGCTGGCCGTCCTGCTTTGTTTTCCTATGTCCGCACTCGCAGCGGAGCCAGGGCCGCCCGCACAACTGGTTAA
- a CDS encoding ABC-2 type transporter, whose amino-acid sequence MFEYLHNILVLFRKEALMILKDKRSRIILVMPILAQTMLFGYVVTYDLNKIEYALLDEDHSYASRELARRFEASPVFFHMATLRNSSEIAEVLDNKKAILVLHIGPQFERQLNSGQTVPVQVLVDGRNSNVAGTASGYATSMIEAFTNARLQERGYAASAITISSRAWFNPNLETRWNIISGLLAVLAVIQVTVLAGQSVAREKEQGTFDQLLVTPFGPLTIMFGKALPPVLVGLAQSTIVLFIALNWFKIPFAGSLAILYLALIIFNFAIVGIGLCVSALTSTMQQAMLYSFTLLMPMILLSGFATPITSMPEAFQLATQINPVRYGVELAQRIYLEGAGITEISHLFWPLGVMAIVTLGMASRLFRTRLG is encoded by the coding sequence ATGTTTGAATATCTTCACAATATTCTGGTGCTGTTCCGCAAGGAAGCGCTGATGATCCTGAAAGACAAGCGCAGCAGAATCATCTTGGTCATGCCCATTCTGGCCCAGACCATGCTTTTTGGTTATGTGGTGACTTATGACTTGAACAAGATAGAATACGCGCTGCTGGATGAAGACCACTCATACGCTTCAAGGGAGTTGGCGCGACGATTTGAGGCATCGCCGGTTTTCTTTCACATGGCGACGCTGCGCAACAGTTCTGAAATCGCCGAGGTTCTTGACAATAAAAAGGCGATCTTGGTGCTGCACATCGGGCCGCAATTTGAGCGGCAGTTGAACTCCGGGCAGACGGTGCCGGTGCAGGTGCTGGTTGACGGAAGAAACAGCAACGTGGCCGGTACGGCTTCCGGGTATGCCACAAGCATGATTGAAGCATTTACAAATGCCAGGTTGCAGGAAAGAGGCTATGCCGCATCTGCAATTACAATTTCCAGCCGGGCCTGGTTCAACCCGAACCTTGAAACCCGCTGGAACATCATTTCCGGTCTGCTTGCGGTATTGGCGGTTATCCAAGTTACTGTTCTGGCCGGTCAGTCCGTCGCCAGAGAAAAAGAGCAAGGTACTTTTGACCAGCTCCTGGTAACTCCTTTCGGGCCTCTGACCATTATGTTCGGAAAGGCTTTGCCCCCCGTGCTGGTCGGCCTTGCCCAATCTACTATCGTTTTGTTTATCGCCCTGAACTGGTTCAAAATACCGTTTGCCGGGTCGCTGGCCATCTTATATCTGGCGCTCATCATCTTCAATTTCGCCATCGTCGGCATCGGCCTTTGTGTGTCGGCGCTGACTTCAACCATGCAGCAGGCCATGTTGTATTCGTTCACTCTGCTCATGCCCATGATTTTGCTTTCCGGGTTCGCTACTCCGATAACCTCCATGCCGGAAGCTTTCCAGCTTGCCACCCAGATCAACCCTGTACGCTACGGGGTCGAGCTTGCGCAGCGCATTTACCTTGAAGGAGCGGGCATCACCGAAATTTCGCACCTGTTCTGGCCGCTTGGAGTCATGGCCATTGTAACGCTTGGTATGGCTTCGCGGCTTTTCCGCACACGTCTGGGGTAG